A part of Prolixibacteraceae bacterium genomic DNA contains:
- a CDS encoding HAMP domain-containing histidine kinase, with amino-acid sequence MSIKKQTKRIVWATTVFLFITLFITHLTTFNPTFKRLQKDQLDMYKFKVHSIIQNQSKGLTNLHRQIIKLDNNFFSEKTSSNILKDINIHGLYLFRESGHILKKVYKSKQLYQSDISNIYDILTKNLSIYGRSEITGIIQIERHVYIVNAYRINQDSFDFSIIIRRLSHRILHDPQKNTPFKVKFIYKRQNKSRKSSGFIATNKVLNFFSPPKYCHSKLTILSEFSEKPIYWKIQYEPLIIDKARTHTIIELLILIILLTFFSHIIIKTFENQINKPLSNLVKQIDEMTDMDTLDPISHHDGPHELVVLSNKLNQLFNEYNAQQLHFYQNNDNLSRALIQSKLNEKQIVSFFSNMSHDIRTPLNAIIGFSELISENICNENEKKEYARIVLDNGIKLIDYIENIIELSTLINNTLIPNKRNVPITQFIQNLQVVVLSQISKHQKDGLELLFKHSNYQVASNIYTDEKLLSRCITNLTSNAIKFTEKGHVHIDIKTEYNQFIFRVTDTGIGIKKELLEHIGKEFLQEEDTYTKSVEGTGIGLSISYRIARILGGKIVINSIKGKGTEAIVSIPLST; translated from the coding sequence ATGAGTATCAAGAAGCAAACCAAAAGAATAGTGTGGGCAACTACAGTTTTTCTTTTTATCACTCTATTTATAACACATCTAACAACCTTCAATCCTACATTCAAGCGGTTACAGAAGGACCAATTAGACATGTATAAATTTAAGGTACACTCTATTATTCAAAACCAATCAAAGGGACTTACAAATCTTCATCGTCAAATTATCAAACTCGACAATAATTTCTTCTCCGAGAAAACCTCATCTAATATTCTTAAAGATATAAATATCCATGGACTATATCTTTTTAGAGAGAGTGGACATATTCTTAAGAAGGTATATAAATCGAAACAATTATATCAATCTGATATTTCCAATATTTACGATATCCTCACAAAAAATCTCTCCATTTACGGAAGAAGTGAAATTACAGGAATAATTCAAATTGAAAGACATGTCTATATAGTAAATGCGTATAGGATAAATCAAGACTCTTTTGATTTCTCAATTATCATAAGGAGATTATCTCATCGAATATTACATGATCCGCAAAAAAACACACCATTTAAAGTTAAGTTTATCTATAAGAGACAAAACAAATCGAGAAAATCTTCGGGTTTTATTGCGACAAATAAAGTACTGAATTTTTTTTCTCCACCAAAATACTGCCATAGCAAACTAACCATCTTATCAGAGTTTTCAGAGAAGCCTATATATTGGAAAATACAGTATGAACCATTAATTATAGACAAAGCACGAACCCATACTATTATTGAACTATTGATTTTAATAATACTACTAACTTTCTTTTCGCATATAATCATAAAAACATTCGAAAATCAAATAAATAAACCCCTAAGCAATTTAGTAAAACAAATTGATGAAATGACAGACATGGATACACTTGACCCAATATCACATCATGATGGTCCACATGAACTAGTTGTTCTAAGCAATAAACTAAACCAACTATTTAATGAATACAATGCCCAGCAATTACATTTCTACCAAAATAATGACAACTTATCTCGTGCACTAATACAAAGTAAATTAAACGAAAAGCAGATTGTCTCTTTTTTTTCAAACATGTCTCATGATATACGAACTCCTTTAAATGCTATAATTGGATTTAGCGAACTGATATCAGAAAATATCTGTAATGAAAATGAAAAGAAAGAGTATGCTAGAATTGTACTTGACAACGGCATTAAACTAATAGACTACATTGAAAATATTATTGAACTATCAACGCTTATTAATAACACATTAATCCCAAATAAAAGAAATGTTCCAATAACTCAATTCATTCAGAACCTACAAGTCGTTGTATTGAGTCAAATAAGCAAACACCAGAAAGATGGACTAGAGCTTCTATTCAAACACTCTAATTATCAGGTGGCATCTAATATCTATACTGATGAGAAACTTCTAAGTAGATGTATTACAAATTTAACGAGTAATGCAATCAAGTTCACAGAAAAAGGGCATGTACATATTGATATTAAAACAGAATATAATCAATTTATATTTAGAGTTACAGACACGGGAATTGGGATCAAGAAGGAGCTATTAGAGCATATTGGAAAGGAGTTCCTACAAGAAGAAGACACCTATACAAAAAGTGTTGAAGGCACTGGAATTGGTTTGAGTATTTCTTATCGAATCGCACGAATCTTAGGAGGTAAAATTGTGATCAACTCTATAAAAGGAAAAGGTACAGAAGCCATTGTATCTATACCTTTATCCACCTAA
- a CDS encoding DUF3109 family protein: MIEVDNTIVSFDVFHKRFLCDLLKCKGECCVSGDSGAPLTEEEAVVIEKIYPLIEPELCNTNKREVEIQGYSIVDSDGDLVTPIVGDGECVYTYLDQDGSTKCAIEKLWLENKIDFRKPISCHLFPIRITEYKEFDAINYQELDICSCAVKLGKEKNVAVWQLLKEPLVRKYGEAWYEELSEAARYIEENNIK; this comes from the coding sequence GTGATTGAAGTTGATAATACTATAGTGAGCTTTGATGTGTTTCATAAAAGATTTTTATGTGACTTGCTAAAGTGTAAAGGAGAATGTTGTGTTTCTGGAGATTCAGGGGCACCGTTGACTGAAGAGGAAGCAGTGGTTATTGAGAAGATATACCCATTGATTGAGCCAGAATTGTGTAATACGAATAAGCGAGAAGTAGAGATTCAAGGTTATTCTATTGTCGATTCTGATGGGGACTTAGTTACACCAATTGTAGGTGATGGAGAGTGTGTATATACTTATCTTGATCAAGATGGTAGTACTAAATGTGCGATTGAGAAATTATGGCTTGAAAATAAGATTGATTTTAGAAAGCCAATAAGTTGCCACCTTTTCCCCATCCGAATAACAGAGTATAAAGAGTTTGATGCGATAAATTATCAAGAGCTTGATATTTGTAGTTGTGCGGTGAAACTCGGTAAAGAGAAAAATGTAGCCGTCTGGCAACTACTTAAAGAACCATTAGTTCGTAAATATGGTGAAGCTTGGTATGAAGAATTATCAGAAGCTGCAAGGTATATAGAAGAGAATAATATTAAATAA
- the scpA gene encoding methylmalonyl-CoA mutase: MKPDFKSINIKTANNSTDGFTWQKNNGIEKSWMTPEQIPVKSVYTKEDLEGMEHLNYASGLAPFTRGPYSAMYAMRPWTVRQYAGFSTAEESNAFYRRNLAAGQKGLSIAFDLATHRGYDSDHPRVIGDVGKAGVAVDSIMDMRILFDQIPLDKMSVSMTMNGAVLPIMAFYIVAAKEQGVSMDKLAGTIQNDILKEFMVRNTYIFPPKFSMKSIADIFEFTSNYMPKFNSISISGYHMQEAGATADIEMAYTLADGLDYLRTGIDAGLTVDQFAPRLSFFWAIGMNHFMEVAKMRAARMLWAKIVKQFNPKNPKSMALRTHSQTSGWSLTEQDPFNNVGRTAIEAMAAALGHTQSLHTNALDEAIALPTDFSARIARNTQLYIQQETEICRSLDPWAGSYYVESLTQDLAHKAWERIQEVEKLGGMSKAIETGVPKMRIEEAAARAQGRIDSGSQTIVGTNKYRLEQEDPIDILEIDNTAVRQAQIERLNKLRSERNEEECQQALHAITRCAETGEGNLLDLSVKAAEKQASLGEISDACEKVCGRYKAVVRTIEGVYKSEASNDKEFTEAQGLVAKFAEKEGRQPRIMIAKMGQDGHDRGAKVVATGYADLGFDVDMGPLFQTPEESAKQAVENDVNVLGVSSLAAGHKTLVPAVIAELKKLGREDIMVIAGGVIPAQDYDYLYDSGVVAIFGPGTSVSTAGKKIMEVLLASIEE; this comes from the coding sequence ATGAAGCCAGATTTTAAGAGCATCAATATAAAAACAGCCAATAATAGCACAGATGGCTTTACTTGGCAAAAGAACAACGGGATAGAAAAGAGCTGGATGACTCCAGAGCAAATTCCCGTTAAGTCGGTATATACGAAAGAAGACCTTGAAGGTATGGAGCATTTGAACTATGCTTCGGGGCTTGCACCATTTACTCGTGGACCATACTCAGCAATGTATGCTATGCGTCCATGGACTGTACGTCAGTATGCAGGTTTCTCTACAGCAGAGGAGTCAAATGCATTCTATCGTAGAAACTTGGCAGCAGGGCAGAAAGGTTTATCTATTGCATTTGACTTGGCTACTCACCGTGGATATGATTCAGATCACCCTCGTGTGATTGGTGATGTAGGTAAAGCAGGTGTGGCAGTAGATTCGATCATGGATATGCGTATCTTATTTGATCAAATTCCACTGGACAAGATGTCTGTTTCGATGACCATGAATGGAGCAGTACTTCCAATTATGGCTTTCTATATCGTCGCTGCAAAAGAGCAAGGTGTATCTATGGATAAACTTGCAGGTACGATTCAAAATGATATCCTAAAGGAGTTTATGGTGCGTAATACGTACATTTTCCCTCCTAAGTTTTCGATGAAGTCGATTGCTGATATCTTTGAGTTTACATCTAACTATATGCCTAAGTTTAATTCTATCTCTATCTCAGGTTATCACATGCAAGAAGCAGGTGCAACAGCTGATATTGAGATGGCTTATACTTTAGCTGATGGTTTAGATTATTTGAGAACAGGTATAGATGCAGGATTGACTGTGGATCAGTTTGCACCTCGTTTATCTTTCTTCTGGGCGATTGGAATGAATCACTTTATGGAGGTTGCTAAGATGCGTGCTGCTCGTATGTTATGGGCTAAGATTGTGAAACAATTTAATCCAAAGAATCCTAAGTCTATGGCGTTGCGTACGCACTCTCAGACTTCTGGATGGTCATTGACAGAGCAGGATCCATTTAATAATGTGGGTCGTACGGCTATTGAGGCAATGGCTGCAGCATTAGGACATACTCAGTCACTTCACACCAATGCATTGGATGAAGCGATTGCACTTCCTACTGATTTCTCTGCACGTATTGCTCGTAATACGCAGCTTTATATCCAACAGGAGACAGAAATTTGTCGTTCATTGGATCCATGGGCTGGATCGTACTATGTTGAGTCATTGACTCAAGATTTAGCACATAAAGCTTGGGAACGTATTCAAGAAGTTGAAAAACTTGGAGGTATGTCTAAAGCGATTGAGACAGGAGTTCCTAAGATGCGTATTGAAGAGGCAGCTGCTCGTGCTCAAGGACGTATTGATTCAGGATCTCAAACTATTGTTGGAACGAACAAGTATCGTTTGGAACAAGAGGATCCAATTGATATTCTAGAAATCGACAATACTGCTGTTCGTCAAGCACAGATTGAGCGCTTGAACAAGTTGCGTTCAGAACGTAATGAGGAAGAGTGTCAACAAGCATTACATGCTATCACAAGGTGTGCAGAGACAGGAGAAGGAAACTTATTAGATCTTTCTGTTAAGGCAGCTGAAAAGCAAGCATCTCTTGGTGAGATTTCTGATGCATGTGAGAAAGTTTGTGGACGTTATAAAGCAGTGGTTAGAACTATTGAAGGCGTGTATAAATCAGAAGCATCAAACGATAAAGAATTTACAGAAGCTCAAGGGCTTGTTGCTAAATTTGCAGAAAAAGAAGGGCGTCAGCCTCGTATCATGATCGCTAAAATGGGTCAAGATGGTCATGACCGTGGAGCAAAAGTAGTTGCTACTGGTTATGCTGATTTAGGTTTTGATGTTGATATGGGACCATTGTTCCAAACTCCAGAGGAATCAGCGAAACAAGCTGTTGAGAACGATGTTAATGTACTTGGAGTCTCTTCATTGGCTGCAGGACATAAGACACTTGTTCCTGCTGTGATTGCAGAACTTAAGAAGCTTGGTCGTGAAGATATCATGGTTATTGCAGGTGGAGTTATTCCAGCTCAGGATTATGATTATCTATATGATTCTGGTGTGGTTGCAATTTTTGGACCTGGTACGAGTGTATCTACCGCAGGTAAGAAGATTATGGAAGTGCTACTTGCTTCAATCGAAGAGTAG
- a CDS encoding acyl-CoA mutase large subunit family protein — MAEKNIKLFEDFPPISTEQWTEKITVDLKGRDFERALVWRTNEGFNVQPFYREENLSSLNHLDQLPGEFPFVRGAKKNNNDWYVRQNILVNNVEEANAKALDVLNKGITSLGFVIGNDVEVSEAMMATLLKDIDVTAIEVNFEICCKNKAVVDAFVAYLNASGVDKTKVVASVANDPIGRYVATGKFAHGVDSAMDSLKSNLEAASSVSNFRTIAVNAKFFNNCGSSIVQELGYGLAQGAEYLSELVKRGLTVDEAATAIKFNFATGGNYFMELAKLRAGRMLWSQIVKAFGASNDDSCKMLIHSETSQWNKSAYDPYVNMLRTQTEAMSSILGGTDSMTVSTFDKVYGESTVFSERIARNQQLLLKEESHFDKIVDPGAGSYYIESLTESISEQAWKIFLSVQEQGGFLASLKAGSIQEAVKSTASKRDLHIATRREDILGVNQFPNFTEHMDRELSDAILAPVSQRAADAEIDTLSTYRGAEAFEALRYKTDLYAKENKRPLAYMLTIGNLTFRKARAQFSCNFFAVSGMDVQDNNGFTTIEEGVKAAKEAGADVIVLCSSDEEYETLAPEALEMIQDEAIFVVAGAPKCMEELKSKGVENFIHVKSNVLEDLKGYSAKLGIN; from the coding sequence ATGGCAGAAAAAAATATAAAATTGTTCGAGGATTTTCCACCCATTAGTACTGAACAATGGACTGAGAAAATCACCGTAGATTTAAAGGGTAGAGATTTTGAAAGAGCCCTAGTATGGCGCACAAATGAAGGATTCAATGTGCAGCCATTTTATCGTGAAGAAAACTTGTCTTCACTAAATCACTTAGATCAACTTCCAGGGGAGTTCCCATTTGTTCGTGGAGCAAAGAAGAACAACAACGATTGGTATGTTCGTCAAAATATTCTTGTAAACAATGTTGAGGAAGCTAATGCAAAAGCATTAGATGTTCTTAATAAGGGAATCACTTCATTAGGTTTCGTTATCGGAAATGATGTAGAGGTTTCTGAGGCAATGATGGCTACTTTGTTGAAAGATATTGATGTAACAGCGATTGAGGTTAACTTTGAAATTTGTTGCAAGAACAAAGCAGTTGTTGATGCATTTGTTGCATATTTAAATGCTTCGGGTGTTGATAAAACTAAAGTAGTTGCATCAGTTGCAAACGATCCTATTGGACGTTATGTAGCAACAGGAAAATTTGCACATGGTGTGGATTCGGCAATGGATAGTTTGAAGAGCAATTTGGAGGCTGCTTCTTCTGTATCTAATTTCCGTACGATTGCTGTTAATGCAAAATTCTTTAATAATTGTGGATCGAGCATTGTTCAAGAACTAGGTTATGGTTTGGCTCAAGGAGCTGAGTATCTATCTGAGTTGGTGAAGCGCGGTTTAACAGTTGATGAAGCAGCAACAGCTATTAAATTCAACTTTGCAACTGGCGGTAACTATTTCATGGAGTTAGCTAAACTTCGTGCAGGAAGAATGTTGTGGTCTCAAATTGTTAAAGCATTTGGAGCGAGCAATGATGATTCTTGTAAGATGTTGATTCATTCAGAAACTTCTCAGTGGAATAAGTCAGCATACGATCCATATGTGAATATGCTTCGTACGCAAACAGAGGCTATGTCTTCTATTTTAGGTGGAACAGACTCTATGACAGTATCTACCTTTGATAAGGTATATGGAGAAAGTACTGTGTTTTCAGAAAGAATCGCTCGTAATCAACAGTTGTTGTTGAAAGAAGAGTCTCATTTTGATAAGATTGTTGACCCAGGTGCTGGATCATACTATATTGAGTCGCTAACGGAATCTATTTCGGAGCAAGCTTGGAAAATTTTCCTCTCAGTTCAAGAGCAAGGTGGTTTCTTGGCAAGCTTAAAAGCTGGTTCTATACAAGAAGCTGTTAAATCGACAGCATCTAAGAGAGATCTTCATATTGCAACTCGTAGAGAGGATATACTTGGTGTAAACCAGTTTCCTAACTTCACTGAGCATATGGATCGTGAGTTGTCTGATGCTATCTTGGCTCCAGTAAGTCAGAGAGCAGCAGATGCAGAGATTGATACATTGTCAACTTATCGTGGTGCTGAGGCTTTCGAGGCATTGAGATACAAGACAGATCTTTATGCAAAAGAGAACAAGCGCCCATTAGCTTATATGTTGACAATCGGTAACCTAACGTTCAGAAAAGCAAGAGCACAATTCTCATGTAATTTCTTTGCTGTATCTGGTATGGATGTACAAGATAACAACGGATTTACAACGATTGAAGAGGGTGTTAAGGCAGCAAAAGAAGCTGGCGCAGATGTTATTGTACTTTGTAGTTCAGACGAAGAGTATGAAACACTGGCTCCTGAGGCATTAGAGATGATCCAAGATGAAGCTATCTTTGTTGTAGCTGGAGCTCCTAAGTGTATGGAAGAACTTAAATCGAAAGGTGTTGAGAACTTCATTCATGTTAAGAGTAATGTGCTAGAAGACCTAAAAGGTTATTCAGCAAAGTTGGGAATTAACTAA
- a CDS encoding carboxypeptidase-like regulatory domain-containing protein, translating to MRCFFCLMLLIVVFVPRRAQAQAQYQTICGMVLDRDTHQPVKSVSVLVKNTSRRYEVLSDTKGFFQLTEIPIGSYTIFVRYIGYKTVTVTGIDLNENHTPFVQVYIEKEVEEVRKVIPRYEQLNEVPYSDVLTGAVASREEMYSLPNKGPLDKSSAVETVGGAYRVDQYGANYSMGSVSPLYNRTKLGGALNISTAFMDGLQTENLLTYGDEFVFFGQNNFTSLQSLRSESTIGNSGEIVMSSGYFKGNEFGISLNSDGASVEGQGGLRAYERFARSSYKFSYNYFKSDLIPQQLFRTTNLPVTQDFNLSVYVPTLKYGTFAFWTKAVNSKRDVSAKDSLYIPWNITPYSEMSDDKTAVAAGMRHRIHFKDGKFSLENDFGWMNQKDKGSERNSRQLQYAREYDLAQQQFGWNSRFVYKPTGHHHFTVGLTYNQYNQSLCDTIWNKGEKKALYGVGSQKFREWSTSVGYMIRFTNKISSFIGGKYISNSLPTDNYWSANAAIKLEITPSIHWKVGANLGKMNQPWSLYERVQDVTKIEEKEVVPVKYSALPLESYVGLNSRFDIHFGSQIYWMIDGDYKMLSNLWVDKSPSSFAMVNWGSNPFNKLPNEMTATGEGSVLRLSTSVEKCWEQNTYIRITGTYFKTSLTTSDGQSRVMAWDPKYVITSALGGRIDISRNSHFTGGVDLRLMGARSMFEVDVEGSKKELTTVYKSSEDYTVELKTPLVVGANVSWFYNSRRFGHQIKVRFENMTDASYGGYQYWSFHNNEVVEPKSIGLYGQVSYIIRLGFERSKKIKKSWY from the coding sequence ATGAGGTGTTTTTTTTGTTTGATGTTATTGATTGTTGTTTTTGTTCCTCGGCGTGCTCAGGCACAAGCACAGTATCAAACGATTTGTGGAATGGTATTAGACCGTGATACACATCAACCAGTTAAATCCGTTTCCGTTTTGGTGAAGAATACAAGTCGAAGATATGAGGTTTTATCTGATACCAAGGGTTTTTTTCAGTTGACAGAGATTCCGATTGGTAGTTATACGATCTTTGTGAGATATATTGGATACAAAACGGTGACCGTAACAGGTATTGATTTAAATGAGAATCATACTCCATTTGTACAAGTCTATATAGAGAAAGAGGTAGAAGAGGTTCGTAAGGTAATTCCGCGTTATGAACAGCTGAATGAGGTTCCTTATAGTGATGTCTTAACGGGAGCTGTTGCATCAAGAGAAGAGATGTATAGTTTGCCTAATAAGGGTCCATTGGATAAAAGTAGTGCTGTGGAGACTGTTGGAGGTGCTTATCGTGTAGATCAATATGGTGCCAATTATTCCATGGGGTCAGTATCTCCTCTGTACAATAGAACAAAGCTTGGTGGGGCACTTAATATATCCACAGCCTTTATGGATGGGTTACAGACGGAGAATCTACTTACGTATGGCGATGAATTTGTTTTTTTTGGACAAAATAACTTCACCTCATTACAGAGTTTACGTTCGGAGTCAACGATTGGTAATAGTGGTGAAATAGTGATGAGTTCAGGTTATTTCAAAGGCAATGAATTTGGAATTTCACTAAATAGTGATGGAGCTTCTGTGGAAGGTCAAGGTGGATTAAGAGCATATGAGCGTTTCGCAAGATCTAGCTATAAGTTTAGTTATAACTATTTTAAAAGTGATTTGATTCCCCAGCAGTTGTTTCGAACAACAAATTTACCTGTAACTCAGGATTTCAATCTCTCAGTATATGTGCCTACACTTAAATATGGGACGTTTGCTTTCTGGACAAAAGCAGTAAATAGTAAAAGAGATGTAAGTGCTAAAGACTCTTTGTATATCCCATGGAATATCACACCTTATAGTGAGATGAGCGATGATAAAACAGCTGTTGCAGCAGGGATGAGGCACCGTATTCACTTTAAAGATGGGAAATTTTCACTTGAGAATGATTTCGGTTGGATGAATCAAAAGGATAAAGGTTCAGAAAGAAATAGTAGACAATTACAATATGCGAGAGAATATGACTTAGCTCAACAACAGTTTGGTTGGAATAGTCGGTTTGTCTATAAACCAACTGGTCATCATCATTTTACTGTGGGTTTAACGTATAACCAATATAATCAGAGTTTATGTGATACTATTTGGAATAAAGGAGAGAAAAAAGCTCTCTATGGAGTCGGTTCACAGAAATTTAGAGAGTGGAGTACTTCAGTTGGATATATGATACGTTTTACGAATAAAATATCTTCATTTATTGGAGGTAAGTATATCTCTAATTCATTGCCAACAGACAATTATTGGTCTGCAAATGCTGCAATAAAATTGGAGATTACCCCATCTATTCATTGGAAAGTTGGAGCAAACTTAGGGAAGATGAACCAACCGTGGTCTCTATATGAAAGAGTTCAAGATGTTACAAAAATAGAAGAAAAAGAGGTTGTTCCTGTTAAATATAGTGCATTGCCATTAGAGTCGTATGTCGGTTTAAATAGTCGCTTTGATATTCACTTTGGATCACAGATTTATTGGATGATAGATGGAGATTACAAGATGTTGTCAAATTTGTGGGTCGACAAATCGCCATCTTCTTTTGCGATGGTAAACTGGGGAAGTAATCCTTTTAATAAGCTTCCAAATGAGATGACTGCAACTGGTGAAGGTTCTGTGTTAAGGTTGTCGACCTCAGTAGAAAAATGCTGGGAACAAAATACATATATTCGTATCACTGGAACTTATTTCAAAACATCATTGACTACATCGGATGGACAATCCAGAGTTATGGCTTGGGATCCAAAATATGTGATTACATCAGCCTTAGGAGGAAGAATTGATATCTCACGTAATTCTCATTTTACAGGAGGGGTTGATCTTCGCTTAATGGGAGCACGTTCTATGTTTGAAGTAGATGTTGAGGGATCAAAAAAAGAGCTAACAACCGTATACAAGAGTAGCGAAGATTATACCGTTGAGTTGAAGACGCCATTGGTTGTAGGTGCCAATGTTAGTTGGTTTTATAATTCACGCCGGTTTGGACATCAAATAAAAGTGCGATTTGAGAATATGACGGATGCCAGTTATGGCGGTTATCAGTATTGGAGTTTTCACAATAATGAAGTGGTTGAACCAAAGTCTATTGGCTTATATGGTCAGGTGTCATATATTATTAGACTTGGATTTGAACGTTCAAAAAAAATAAAGAAAAGTTGGTATTAG